The Candidatus Dependentiae bacterium genome includes a window with the following:
- a CDS encoding type II secretion system F family protein, with protein MALFAYQALAKNGKRVIGTVDAPTIDAARDWIIKNGLYPIDIKSTTNETAGQSLWQRVRGLFSRVSFKDKILFTKQLAVLLKAGVPLLQAFELLVDQFQGRMRTILVSVRDDLKEGKSLADGLGKYPKVFDNIYIQLVRAGEASGKLETILDRLVEYMERRQAIIKKVKGALTYPLIQLVMMVGIVGALVTFVLPNLVSAFGQDQALPATTRFLLATSTAIRSYYLVIIGVIIVLIFAYRWFKSTASGGRIIDAIKLKLPIIGYFTQMGAVVQFSRTLGMLLESGVNLSDSLDIVVKVIDNRVLKDALSEARDKIIKQGKISEYLKQTNIFPPIATYLINTGEQSGQLDFMLLTIAKNYEDDLAEYANTLSTLLEPIMLVIMAISVGFIVMSVIQPILGVTQKFNI; from the coding sequence ATGGCATTATTTGCATATCAAGCGCTCGCAAAAAATGGTAAACGGGTGATCGGAACTGTTGATGCACCGACGATTGATGCGGCTCGTGATTGGATTATTAAGAATGGTTTATATCCAATCGATATAAAATCGACAACAAACGAAACTGCGGGGCAATCACTCTGGCAGCGAGTTCGCGGTCTCTTTTCTCGCGTTTCATTTAAAGATAAAATTCTCTTTACCAAACAATTAGCGGTACTTTTAAAAGCTGGCGTGCCGCTGTTGCAAGCATTTGAGCTCCTTGTGGATCAATTTCAAGGAAGAATGCGCACCATTTTAGTTTCCGTGCGAGATGATTTAAAAGAAGGTAAATCACTCGCTGATGGATTGGGAAAATATCCAAAAGTATTTGATAATATTTATATTCAGCTCGTGCGTGCGGGCGAAGCGAGCGGTAAGCTGGAGACTATTTTAGATCGATTAGTTGAATATATGGAACGCCGCCAAGCTATTATTAAAAAAGTTAAAGGCGCACTTACATATCCGCTTATTCAGTTGGTTATGATGGTCGGCATAGTTGGCGCGTTGGTGACGTTTGTTTTACCAAACTTAGTTTCTGCATTTGGCCAGGATCAAGCTCTTCCAGCAACAACCCGCTTTCTTCTTGCGACTTCGACCGCTATCCGTTCCTATTATCTCGTTATTATTGGCGTAATTATTGTACTCATTTTTGCGTATCGATGGTTTAAATCAACCGCTTCGGGCGGTCGCATTATCGACGCAATTAAACTGAAATTGCCGATTATTGGTTATTTTACGCAAATGGGTGCGGTGGTGCAATTTAGCAGAACGCTTGGAATGCTACTGGAGAGCGGCGTTAATCTCTCCGATTCGCTTGATATTGTTGTTAAAGTAATCGATAATCGAGTGCTTAAAGATGCGTTAAGTGAAGCGCGCGATAAAATTATCAAGCAAGGTAAAATTTCAGAATACTTAAAACAAACAAATATTTTTCCTCCGATTGCTACTTATTTAATTAATACCGGCGAGCAAAGCGGGCAACTTGATTTCATGCTACTGACGATTGCAAAAAATTATGAAGATGATTTGGCAGAGTATGCAAATACCCTTTCAACTCTTCTTGAACCGATTATGCTAGTAATTATGGCAATATCTGTTGGATTTATTGTTATGTCGGTTATCCAGCCAATTCTTGGCGTCACACAGAAATTTAATATTTAA